GTTTACCGTAGGGATATTCCAGCAAGTGTAGGATATAGAGTTTCCCTGAACATTGGCTTTGGATGGCTCAGTGTTTGTTATGCCAGGTTGCTGGGTACTCCAGAAATCCAAAGCAGCTCAGGCGTAGATTCCACCCCACTTTGACCAGCACCAATGCTGGTAATTctgtgggtttgtgtccctCATTTTGGGGGTGAACACAGCAGCACCTCGTGATTCTCTTGCTGCCAGAGCCTGATGGAGCAGTGGAGCCCCTTGGGTGCTCCTTGACTCTTGAGCAGATTAGAAAGAGAAGTTTGTGTTTGTGGGAGCAAAGACTGGGCATGCACAGAGCAGTTCTTGTTTCTCAGCTCAGCCAATTCACTTTCCTGATGGATCTTTGGTCCTGAGGTTTGGGAGCAAAAGTGGCCTCTTACAGTAGAGCCTGCACTGCTTTTGTACTTCTGTACTTTTGTACTTTTACTCAAAACAGGGATATCCAAGCTTGagttttgattttcagtttaaaaacttTCAGGAAACTCAAGTAAACAGCATCAGAAATGTTAAGAGGGACTCTTTTGTGTGGATACTGGCAATTCTCTCAGGGTAAAGAGGTTTTAACTACTCTTTCTGTTATTCAGAGAGGAATTGTCTCTGACCAGGCCCATAAAGAGCAGGAAAAGTCAGCTGAAATTCACAATGAGACTTTGTGAACAGGGTTTTGATCAGATCTCGTCTCATTTACCTTCTGAATGCGACCTTGTTTTCACTGTAATAGAATTGAGCTGTGACAAAGTGAACTTGAAATTCAGTTCTTGTGGCTGTGCCGAGCTTGGAACCAACAGATACTGAGTAGAGTTgatctttttctattttcattttaacactTTTCTGGAAGAATTAAATGTAACTTTCTCTGCAAGGAGAAAGCAACGGAGCTGTTGATCAGGTGAATCCAacaagctgaaaataaaatgtgtgtgaTCATTCCTTAATTGTGCAGcagacatttttctctcttttaaaaccactttaaaaCTTACTGGGAACTTTTCTGGATTCTTAGTGCTTGTTTAGATGCTAAAATTTGAACTAAACAGTGATGCTTCAACTATAAGGTGGTCTCTACTATTTGGTTACATTCCTGTCATGGGAGAGTCTCTTCTGGTGGCCACCCTTGAAAAGAATGTCCTACCAATAGTTCATCTGCAGATTTAAACCACTAACAAGTAGTTTTGTCATGACTTAGTCTTTAAGTTACCAAAAGTACCTTTTCTTGGGTGCTTTTTGCACTCCAGATCTCTAGACTAGTATTTATAACTAAAAAAATCAGCCAACCTTTACCAAGTGTTCAGCTCAAATGTCAGGGGTCTCTGTAGTCTCAAATTAGGAATTACTCATATCAAGATGCctattgctgctttttctttttctttgctaatGTAGCTTTTTCAGTACAGACATCTGTTGTTCCCTAGTACTTcgtaatataatttttatttctctttggtCTCTTACTCTTATCCTCCATCTCAAATATCAGTACCTGAGTTGCTTTCCTACACTCTCCACGGTGATTACATAGATCAAAATCTTTACATTAAGCCTTTTCGCTCTTTCCTCCTGTTGCATGTTGTGCCTGTTCCACAGACAATGCAATCAGGGAGGCCAGACAGTCCAACAGGCCATTAAaggcttcagaaaaaaaagctaatgTTTTAATTACTCTTAGTCTGCATTTGCTAAGTGAGTAAAAGGCCTTATTGGAGCAGGAGCTTCTATATGTAATTAGTGCTGGATTATCAAAACCACATTTGTTGTTCTGGAGCAATCTCCttgtctctttttaaaactaGGTGGAGTACAAGTGAACCTTCCCAAGGAGGTGCTGACCTGTGAAGGTGTTGCCTCTGTGACTAACACTCTGCAAACAGACTGATTAATTCAGAAGAGCCAGACTGGCCAagccttgctttgctttgtttgctgCTGCATAAACACCAGGTAGCAGAGGGCATTGTCTTTCTGTAGGACTACCctgaaagagatggaaaatggTGTGCTCCTCTGAGTTTTTGAGGATTATTCAAAGGAGTATCCAGTGCTGTTGTCATGGAAGAGTGCTGACTGCAAACCCCCTTTGTGTACCAAGCAGATCAAGCCATGATACTTTGCACAGTACAATAGTGTCATTCTTTATCCTGACTTTTGCCTAAGCTGATGGTGGAGCAGAAGTTTCAGCCATTTCACTCTCAAATATGAAGTTCTAAACAGCTCAACCAGTTTTGAAAATATCAGTAGGTGCTGGGTGGTGTCTCTTGCCACCTGCATCTCTTTGAAATTCCGGCCTTTTGAATCCAGTCCCATTCACATTTCAGCTCCCAAGAAGCTCTCAGGTCTGATTCAAATCTTTCTCAGGGCTTGATTTACTTGTGTGCATCCCTTCAGTATTTGTTACCAAGCTGTCCTGCCATTCCCAGAAGTTTTGGGATAGGAGGATTAAGCAGTGTGGCAGAACGTGCAGGGATTTTGTCTCCGGAGGTGTTGTATGAAGTAGCCCAGCAGTGCAGGTAAGGGCTGCTGTTCTATCTGCCCTACTTCTcaatgtttgcttttcttcatgcCACCGTGCAATGTGTCAGTGTGTTTCCTGTTAATTAGGATATCAGAAGATCTCTGGTCAGCAGGGAAGTTGTTTTTTAACTGTGTCATTTGCTTTAAACaaagagaggggggaaaaaggcaggagaaaatcAGGTGATTCAATAAAACAGATGTGTACAGAAgccttttaatgaaaaaagtaCTTTAAAGGAGTCAAGTGTACAGCAATCCTTCCTCTGTGCTGTACAGTCTCCATTTCCCAAAGGACATCCCTCACTGACTCTTAATCAGCCTCAATATCAATCTCAGGATCAATGCTGGAACAGGGTGAAAGGGATCTGCCAAGTCCTCTGGGCTTTCAGTTAAGCTTTGAGGTCTTAGTGGCTtatctgcttttgaaaaatggattttaaacaAGTTAATTTGGTTCTTGAAAAATTTACTCTGAGTTGACAAAAGAAGTCAGAAAACGTGTCCAGGCTCCCTGTAACATGTGCTGGTTTTCACAGGAAGTGAGTGTGGTGACTCCAAGCTAATGCCATCTTTTGTGACTTGGCTGTGACTAAATTCACACCAATGATGTCATGAATCCCATATTAATCCATTGTGTTAAATCATTCATTGTGTAGCTGGAAATCAGCTAAAGGGAACTAGGGTGCTGGAGGAATTCTGAATGTAGCACCAGAAAGCTGCTGTTCTCTGCCTTCTAACATTGCTTTGTAAATCTGTGAAGAGTCTGCCTGTTCAGTTCAATGTCTGGTGGAACTTCAGGTGTCTTCAGACATCCCAGTTGCTCTGTCTGCCTCTGGAGCAAGGGACAAGTCTCCTACAAGTGCTGCCAAATCTTAGAGTGCAGTGAAGGTATTTGAAATATACCTAAAGTTCATCTGAAATGGCACTAGACAGCTGAATGTTGGTGTCATAGACCAGATGTCATAAACCAGATGAAATTAAGATACTCCTGTGAGTATTGTTTTACTGAGGTTTGTTTTATTGAGAAAGTGAAAGTGGTGCCAGGACCTTTCCCAGGGCAGGTATCTGCCTGCCAGGCCTGGCTGTGtgttcctggtgctgctctggaTCCTCAGCACATCCTGGCAAAGCCTGAGGAAGTGCTCTCGAGTCCAGGATTTGCTGAAGTCACAGCCAGAGGATGAGCTGAAAGCCAGAATTGATAAAAGAACATATTTCAGCTAAACTACAAGTGCCAGAGCACAGTAAAATTGTGTGGGGTGgtttaataattctttttatttgttgtgCAAGTGTGGGCTGTTAATATTTCCTTTACTTAGCCATGGTGCTAAATGCTTCCAGTCCTTGATTTATACTGATTTATACTTGATTTATACTGACCTTTCCCTCAAGGAACCACTTTTCTCTCTGATGCTCAGGAGTTCTGTCCAGATGagaaattttattaaaacatcCTGGCATGTGAggacagaattccagaatgaCAGAGCCACCTCTGTCTTCTGTTTCCAGGGAGGCTTTGAATAGTTAgtccttaatttctttttccaatcTCTTCTTGCACTGTCCTTTCTGAGGTGGATTTAGGGATGACAGACACGGGACAGTAAAATTGCTGATCTGTTGcaaaagcaggagctggaatgAGAGAGCTTCAACATCCCTCGTGAGAGGACAAACTTGTCTGCAGGCAACAGTTTGCCTTTCTGAAATGTATGACTTGCAGCACGCTATGAATAGCTTGCTTTTAGTTCTTGTTAGTTATCCCGCCCTTGCAATTCAAATAAGGTATCCATTGTTTAAAAACATCACACCAAAGCTGCATCTGTCTCCGTGCTTTAGTCGTACATGACTGAAATGCTTTGTGAGATGACTCGGTGATCAGTGCTTAAATTACATCGATGGTGCAGGAGGCTTAGTACCTACTGAAACTATGGAACAGTGAATTACGTGGAATTTTGAATAtgttgaagggaaaaaaatgtgtttttattgttgtttgcCTAAGAGATGAGAGGATTAAAATTGAGGAATAAGGTACTAAATGGAACATACCCTGTTAACACCACTGTGGAACAGCAGAAGGCCATGGCATTAACCTTTGGGTTATTAATATGTTGGTGGAGGGAAGGATTAAGAAAAGGGCAGGTTGTGGGACACAAATGGGACAAAGGCCAGAGGCAAATCATTTTGTATTGActccagttttaaaaaatagattcaaggcagaaattaaaacagttttaaaggTGTTTATGTAGTCAAATGTTGTCACTTCCCAAGTGACATTATTCCTCTCTGGGACTGGGGAAGCAGGTGTTTGAACTGTTAGTATAATTAAGGGTCAGgtaaaagaaatgtaaattcaAGGCTAATGCTTTACTGCAGTGATATGTGCTATCTCAGAGCACATGGAATCCGAAGGCAGATAAATATATTGAATCTTCATTCCATactgtcacacctgtcccccTGTGACTGGTAAAATGTTTGCCTCCTACATCCCCTTAGCCTGCTACCAGTGTAATTACATTGGGTGTGCTGTCTGTTGTTACTTCTGAACAACAATCCTGTGTTTCAGCTTGGAGGATTGGGAAGTGTTCATAGTCCATTTTCTCCTGGTTATGGATGTCCCTATGGAAGGTGCTGAGAGCTCAGATCAGAAATGGAATATGATGTAGAAAAACTGAGGAGTAATCCTGATGCTTCTTCAAGAAACGCTGTAGTTGTGTTGAAAATGGgattaaaatgtcaaaagatCATCTCAAGGGATCAACTTTTATCTCATTAAAGTGATACTTTGGCTTTTGACACCAGTGGGAAGTCAGGGAGTGCTCCCTGGCAGCAAGTGGTGCATGGAAAGCTCCACAGCAGGGTATGAACCCTGTTCCTAATCCTGATTTAGTGTGACCTTGGGTGAGgtgtttcatttctctctgcttccctgtccTGTAGCTTAAACTTAATTATGTATTTCAGAGGATTTCAGTTAAATAGGTGGTAATTTTAAAGCACTTGGAGAATTAGAAGTTCTATTTATTGTTATGGTTTAATGCCTCACAAAAAGAAAGTAAGGCTGAAAATGGAGACGTTCTTACTGGGCACCCAGGTGAGGAACACAGTGATGAGGTGACCTCCACTGAGATTCAGGGCTGattgtttttctctcccctctcaAAACCAGCAGCACTGGCCAGGCAGTGAAGTTCTGTGTGATTTCAGccactgaaagcagcagcagcaatcagGGCAGTGTTGGATGGAGGCATGTGTCTGTCTGGAGTCTCCCTCAGCCCATCACCAGACTGGGGGCCAGTTAATCAGGTCACCGGGGGACTTGCCCAGCCCTCAGTGCAGCTCCTGACTGTGGAGCCTCGGGCTGTGGCTTGGCAGTCATTGGCAACCACTACACTGCTCAATTCCAAGGTCATTCAGAGGGGGCTTGCCCATAAAATAGACTTTAAAATAGTGTTTATACTTGATTTGGTGTTTTGTGATCAACATATGCACTTAgaacttttcccttttttttttttttttggcactcCTTGTGACTTTTTAGTATCGTGTGGTGCTTGTGGAAAGTGGAGTGAGGAGAATATGCAAGTCTTTCTACATCATGAAAAAACCAAGTTGGTTAATGGTTATTGATGGCTAGCAAATGCCTCGTGATTTATGACAGAACAAGTCAGCAGAGCGTGGAGTCTTGCAAAATACAAGGCACATTGAGTAAGCCTGCACAGGTTGGCAAACTGGTGGAGTACAGATAATCCCAGTTAAATATCATTAATTGTTATCCTTATGTATATGTCTTCCATTGCTCAGGATCATGTTGCAATTGTCATCTGGTGGTGATTAGAAAGATGCTGGCATCACTACAAGTGCAGCATATCTCCTAGGAAAAGGTGGTTTCCTTAGTGTCAAGCAATTTGTACGAATGTGTAATTGCctcattatttattataatgTACAGAATACCACCCACTATTTATGGAATACTGCTTAGTCACATACTGACCAGTTGACAGTCATGTTATTGAACCGGTTTGGGCATTAAAAAAGTTTTTCAGAGCACTTACTTTTGTCATAAAATTTTGTGTGAAAGGTAGAAAACCCTTTCAGATTGAATAAAAGCCCAGGACATGCAGAAGGCTTTAAATCACCCCTTAGGCTCCATTCAAGAACATCTCTGATCATTTGTAATGTGGATTTTACATCTTAAAGTGTAGTATGGTTGCAGCTTGTGTGAAAACTGCTGCTTTATGCTGGACACTTGTCCTGTTCCATGGTCAGGATGCATTCAAGTGCTTTCCCACCTGGGGTTCACCTGTGCCTCtctctgagcagggaggggctgtgctgagctggggttTCTCTGCTGGAAGTCACGTCACATCGTGgtcctttgttttcctcctgtcctTCATCTCCTGGTGTTGGCTGCATGGACACCACGAGCTCTGCTCATGTGCTGAGCTCACTCTGAGTAGGTTTTATGGGTGCCAGATCCTGGCAGCtgggttgggaatgggatgaTCCATGAGCCGGGGCCTGGGCTCTGACAAGGAGAATTCCCATCTCTGCTTTCCTGGTGCTTTCCACCGGAGATCCCGgagctgtgctgtcccctccAGCTGTAGGTGACTGAATGAAGCTGTGTgggcctggctgtccctgtaTCTCTTCCCCAAAACACTGGAGCCTTTGTCTCTGGCCTCACCGTGCCCCTGCCATGACAGAGGCTCTCTGTGTTCTCCTGCCAGCGCTGCGCCGAGTTCAGGGggcttttcttcagctgctctttgtCTGGGGGTGTTtattgtgctgctgcagagtgtgtgtgtttgagggggggggagaggaggggctCCTGTTTGTGTGGGCTTTATAAACCCAGTGCATTCTTCAAAAGAGATGCTGAGCAAACGGGGTGGTATTAATGTTAACCCTTCCAAGGTTGCTGTGTAAGGCAGGGAGTCTGCTCTCCTTTGCTCATAATGCTGTTTGATTTTTGTGGATGCTGCACATGTGTGTCAGCAAAGAGCCTCCCGAATGTGGGGAGATGGAATTCATTCTAGGATTTCCCCCCAGAGTCCTTCTGGAAGTTGTTTTTATTGCAAACACTGGCTCACTAGCCCTTTCTGTTTGCATAACTCGCTCTTACATCCTGTTTATGTGGCTTCATTGGACACCATCTCCTCATTGTGCCCCATCTCCACACTTTATGATCCTGTACTTTAGggcttttccttttgaataaGGTCCTGAATTTTCGGGAGGATTTTCTTAAATTCACGGTGTTGTCACTTGCAGTGGCATGTCATACCTGCCCTTTGAACCAGCTTCTTTTCTTTAACCAGCTTGTTACAACTTCTATGGTTCAGATGGCTCTTATTGTTTCTTCAGTGCCTGGGGTCCTGTATTTCAAGAGAGCTTTGAAAGATGAAAATCAACAACTCATAAACTTCATTTCCCTTGTAGTCACATAATGGTTTGCATTGTTGGTGGGGAAAAAGCCCAACCAACAACTGAACAGAACAGCATCAACTCTCTAAGCTCCTTTTGCTCTTCTTCCATAAGAGGATGGGAATTTAGAACATGGAAAATCTCTCCTCCGTCTCTGCTCGAAGCTGCAGCCGCACAATTGTCTTAGTGTTGGAAGTGCCAGAAGAGTTTTATATTTCACTGAATCTGTGCTCAGCATAAAAGTTTCAGTCCTTCTTTTGTGGTGATCTGCTTAAATAGAGTATAATGCAAATAGTTTTGTGTGTgataaaagtacatttttttcaaagacagtATCTTTTCTTAAGTTACTGAACATTTCCTCAGAAATGACTAAGATTAGATCCAGCATTTTACAAAGTAGTGTGAAGAACTTTTACTTTCAAATAATTAATACCCTTTTATCTTTACATCAATATAATTAATAGGGGGTTGTAGCTCATGTATTGCAGCATTTACGTAGTATATAATTACACTGGGAAACAGTTTACCAGGCTGTGTTCCTTTGCAGGggatgggaaaggaagaaatgcagaataataCAAGCCTTTGAAACATGAATCCACACAGTCAGTCATGACTAAACCTATTCAAACACTCAGGTGGTTTTTTCCAGGACTGCTCTAGGCTCCAGCATTGTTGTTGTgaaacttgttttctttgtgcaCTAACTCAAATTTGCTTCATCCCCTGTTCCTCAAGGAGCAGTTTCGGCTGCGAAGCGCACGGGGATCCCAGCACCCCGGGAATTGTCCTCATCCGTGTCCAGGGAGAGAGCTGTGCTGCGTGGTCAAGCCAACACCAggaaaacacagcccagccccacctctTCTGGTGCACCAACTCCTACCAAACACGTGCGCCCCACCAGCAAGTCCAAGCAAGAGAATGAAACTGGTGACAAGGCTGTTCTGGAATCTCAGGTTAAAGAACTCCTGGCAGAAGCAAAGACGAAAGATTCTGAAATTACCAAACTTCGTTGTGAGTTGaagaaatgcaaagagaaaGGGTCACTCAATGCTGAAGGAATGGGTGCTTCCAACCAAAATTTAGAAACAGTATCACCTGTTGACATAGATCCATTAATAAGGACCcttcaggagaaaaacaggACTTTCCAAAAAGAGCTTGCTAGCCTGGGAGAAGAAAACCGtgctttgaaagagaaattgCTTTATCTGGAGAACTCCCCTCTCTCAGACACAACCACAAGCAGCGGAGGCGACAGCAGCCTCCCAACCCCAACTACCCAAGAGTCGAGTTTTGGAAGCCCATCCAAGAATGCGTCGAGGGGCGAAGCggaggagcacaggcagcacgTGAACGGCGGTGCCCTGCGCAATTCCGGCTCTTCCAGCAGCGATGTCACCAAAGCCTCCCTGTCCCCCGACGCGTCCGACTTCGAGCACATAGCAGATGTACCTTCCAGGCCAGCATCCACCAGCAGCAACCACTTCAAAGGCTCCAAGTGCTCCACTGCAGGAAGTTCTCCAAACAATATTAGCGACCTCTCTGTGGCATCTCTTACAGAGAGAATACAAAAGATGGAGGAGAAtcaccacagcacagcagaagagctgcaggCCACTTTGCAGGAGCTGTCGGATCAGCAGCAAATGGTGCAGGAGCTGACaacagaaaatgagaagctgGTGGAAGAGAAAGCTCTCCTGGAGACTTCCTTCCGTCAGCACAGAGATAGAGCCgagcagctgagccaggaaAATGAGAAGCTCATGACTCTCCTCCAAGAGCGATCCAAGAATGAAGCTCAAGAGGAGAAGGTCCTTGAACTGGAACAGAAATGTGCAGAAGTTCTTGAAAAAGCACAATTTGAAAGAGAGAAATTGCTCAACATTCAGCAACAGTTAACCAGCAGCCTGCGAAGCTTAGAAAGGGAGCATCAGGATGCCCAGCAGGTGATAAAAAgcctgagagaagaaaatgagaagctgCTTAAACTTCTCGAAGTGGAACAGCAGAGCAACAGCACGCTGACAAAAAGTCTGGAGGACTGTAAAATTGCTTTGGAAGGTCTGAAAATTGAGAATGGCTCTCTCAAAACTCAGCTGgagaatgagaaacaaaaggCTGCAGAAATCAACGTGATGGGCTGCACCTCTGACAACTCTGAGGTGCAGGAGATGCTCAAAGTAGCCCATGCAGAAAAGGCCCAGTTAGAAGCCTCTTGCACTGAGCTGAAACAAGAGCTGCTGAAGGCAAACAGTGAACTGAAGCACATTCAGGGGCTGCTGTCTAAGGTAAAACAGTAACAGCTCTAAAATAAAGTGGTTGTTTCTGTCCTTTCACAAATAGGTTGGTCCTTACATTGTTATAGAGCTGTTGATTGCAAGTTTCCAGGATTTAAATTGTATGATTAGCTGTTAGTAGAAGCTGGCATTATATGATATTGTCTCAGTTTCTGCTGCTCTACCcatattttctcagaaataacTATTGGCATATCTGTATTTATAAATTCATAACTATTTTGTCCTAATATCTTCTGTAGAATTTACTCTTTCAGTAAATAGAACTGTGTCTATCAGAATTGGAGCAAAGAGCAGATCAATAAAAAGTACTTTGATATGGTGTGAACAAATAGTGTAAATCACTTGCTAATCAGATGAAGAGAAGGGCATAAATAGTTAGCTGTGAATATTAAATTCTGAATAATGAATCACAATTAATTAGCAGTGAAGTGTAGGTGTCATTGGTCATGAGAACACAAGGACATGAATTAATGCTCAGGGAAGCTGATTGGGGCAGCAACAAGTCACAGCAACATCAAGCTCCAGATGAGAtcattttcataaaacaaatatttttacaaaggaaagaaatgctctGGTTTGGGATAGGTaaagtaacattaaaaaaaaaattagaacaatTTACTTCATTTGTGAGTTCAAAGTTTTGCTCCAAACAAGGTTAAGCAAGTTACTGTCCCTgttttctgtgtgattctggctgttcagaggagctgcagtgtgAGCCATCATTCAACAAGTGTTAATAAAGCACAAGGAGTGATTatgtcccagtgctgcagaaggAGTGAAAGTGTGCAGCCTTTCCTgtctggggaggggagcaggagaagaATGATAAAATTGGCTGCAGATGAAGAGAGCATTGCCAAAAAGCACCTCCGTGATTTGAGAGATTTAGAAAATCCAGATGTCCTTTCAGCTAAAATAGGTGACCACAGCAAATGGAGTTAGTAGAGGAAGCTTTCCTCCACTTTTCCCAAGTGCTTTCTGGAGCTGCAGGTCAtgaagaataaatgaaaaactgCTGAGTGCTCAGACTCTGTACCAAACTTTTTATTGCTTGGTTTGGAAACCACAGATTTCCCTCTTTTTACTCTTCCCTTCCGTCAAATTAAGCTGTTTTGAATCATTGGCTATTTGTGACACCCAAACAAGACCACAGGCTTCTGTAAGGCTGCCCTGCAGTgaggctgtgccagtgctgctcactgAATTGGCAGCCTGCACCTTTTCCATAACTTGTTCCTAGTCAGAGAGCTCCCCTCAAACCTGGAAGCATTGATCAGTGGGCTGAGCCAACAAACTGAAGTGCAGCAGATTCCCCCTTCAGTAATTCCAGATGTCCCATACTCAGAAATACACTTATCTGCAGTagctggctctgctgtgtgtgttttcaCAGTCCATTGAAAATGCACATGGTAAAAGCAGCAAATTGTTAGTGTGGATGGACTGATCATCAGCCTGGCCCTAAGGCAGTGATATCACTTTCATAATGTGCTACAGAAATAGAAGTGGAGATTTCCGGGAATATAATTCCTCTCCCTTCATTGACTGCAGAGATTGGTTTGGAATTGTGATCATCATAtagaaaatttcatttcctttgcagCATCTTGTATTATCTTTATTGCCAGGAAAGAAAACTGACATTCATCGCTCATCTCTGCTTCCTGAGACTCTCATTTTCATTGAAACTGGGTGTACACAATGCTTAAATCCACAAGGTGCCCAGTAAAGTCTCTAATCAGTGACATCTCCTAAGAAATAAGGACAAACTTgcaccttttttcttccctcccaggCTGAGAATGAGTATGGCCAGCTGAAGGAGGTGTGTGACCGACAGGctgagcagctgagcagaaCCAGCCAGAAGCTGCAGGAGAAGACATCAGAGAATGAAGCAGATATCAAAAACCTGAAGGAGACCATTTTTGAGTTGGAAGACCAGGTGGAACAACATCGTGCTATAAAACTCCACAACAACCAGCTCATCAGTGACCTAGAAAGTAGGTGGAGCTGGAAAAAAGGATTGAAGTGAGCTTATTTGCAGGGCTAAATTATGGCTGCAACAGGGAGGAGGAGGTCTGACCTTTACAAATATTCCAGTTTTGGATATTCCCTTCTGTTCATGCATAAAAGTACTATTTATCAGAGAGTGCTATAGATGAGACATTAGAGACAGTCTCCAAGCCTCATTGTTCAGTGAAGGAAGTATTACCCATTACAGAAATTGGAATTACTGGACTTCTAATAAAGAGTTTTTAGGGCAGAGCACTGGGAAGAGCAGTGAAGTCGAGGTTGCTGTGGatggggagctgggagctgccacctGGTGGAACCAGTGGCTGTTCCTCACATCAGTGATCCCTCGGGATGTGTGTGCTGAGCAAGTGAATCCACGTGGGATTGTTTAAATTTCAGTCTGGTTTAATACCTGAAAATAATGACATATTTTAGAGATGCCTGAGCACCAGATCTACAGTTGGTTCCATTCCTGGTCATTGGTAGTGTCTTAATTCAGTTTAGTCTATTTTAGTGGCATTTccagaagcaaaaccaaatcagctgctctgcccttccATTCTCACTTTCACTGTTGCCCTGATGTGGTTAATGAACTTTTTTATCATTCCTAGGTAAAGCAATGAAGCTGGAAGAACAAAAACAAGA
Above is a genomic segment from Vidua chalybeata isolate OUT-0048 chromosome 20, bVidCha1 merged haplotype, whole genome shotgun sequence containing:
- the SPECC1 gene encoding cytospin-B isoform X4 — its product is MKSSARPWSAIAKQGSHGVDRGKPLSTTSTGMKTSKSSTSLAFESRLSKLKRASSEDMLTKPGPAAVSGVSRLKKTITTGAISELAESRLKPSTGAVSAAKRTGIPAPRELSSSVSRERAVLRGQANTRKTQPSPTSSGAPTPTKHVRPTSKSKQENETGDKAVLESQVKELLAEAKTKDSEITKLRCELKKCKEKGSLNAEGMGASNQNLETVSPVDIDPLIRTLQEKNRTFQKELASLGEENRALKEKLLYLENSPLSDTTTSSGGDSSLPTPTTQESSFGSPSKNASRGEAEEHRQHVNGGALRNSGSSSSDVTKASLSPDASDFEHIADVPSRPASTSSNHFKGSKCSTAGSSPNNISDLSVASLTERIQKMEENHHSTAEELQATLQELSDQQQMVQELTTENEKLVEEKALLETSFRQHRDRAEQLSQENEKLMTLLQERSKNEAQEEKVLELEQKCAEVLEKAQFEREKLLNIQQQLTSSLRSLEREHQDAQQVIKSLREENEKLLKLLEVEQQSNSTLTKSLEDCKIALEGLKIENGSLKTQLENEKQKAAEINVMGCTSDNSEVQEMLKVAHAEKAQLEASCTELKQELLKANSELKHIQGLLSKAENEYGQLKEVCDRQAEQLSRTSQKLQEKTSENEADIKNLKETIFELEDQVEQHRAIKLHNNQLISDLESKAMKLEEQKQDTERQLKALTKQMKEDTEEWRRFQADLQTAVVVANDIKCEAQQELRVVKRKLQEEEEKSARLQKELDEVKGSSRISPRTCRKNPDEVIRVQLNEGA
- the SPECC1 gene encoding cytospin-B isoform X1 gives rise to the protein MKSSARPWSAIAKQGSHGVDRGKPLSTTSTGMKTSKSSTSLAFESRLSKLKRASSEDMLTKPGPAAVSGVSRLKKTITTGAISELAESRLKPSTGAVSAAKRTGIPAPRELSSSVSRERAVLRGQANTRKTQPSPTSSGAPTPTKHVRPTSKSKQENETGDKAVLESQVKELLAEAKTKDSEITKLRCELKKCKEKGSLNAEGMGASNQNLETVSPVDIDPLIRTLQEKNRTFQKELASLGEENRALKEKLLYLENSPLSDTTTSSGGDSSLPTPTTQESSFGSPSKNASRGEAEEHRQHVNGGALRNSGSSSSDVTKASLSPDASDFEHIADVPSRPASTSSNHFKGSKCSTAGSSPNNISDLSVASLTERIQKMEENHHSTAEELQATLQELSDQQQMVQELTTENEKLVEEKALLETSFRQHRDRAEQLSQENEKLMTLLQERSKNEAQEEKVLELEQKCAEVLEKAQFEREKLLNIQQQLTSSLRSLEREHQDAQQVIKSLREENEKLLKLLEVEQQSNSTLTKSLEDCKIALEGLKIENGSLKTQLENEKQKAAEINVMGCTSDNSEVQEMLKVAHAEKAQLEASCTELKQELLKANSELKHIQGLLSKAENEYGQLKEVCDRQAEQLSRTSQKLQEKTSENEADIKNLKETIFELEDQVEQHRAIKLHNNQLISDLESKAMKLEEQKQDTERQLKALTKQMKEDTEEWRRFQADLQTAVVVANDIKCEAQQELRVVKRKLQEEEEKSARLQKELDEVKGSSRLAAEEVDSLESDTASRWQGVCLSRASPTPPESAATVKSLIKSFDLGCSGSSGQNIPVQKVPRSPLSGIPVRTAPAAAVSPMQRHSVYNNAKPASKGIARHADLSDLPLADLLKGRNEELKPDHYLRKSPSLESLSKPPMAFSSRMLSSTPSCLKPQSKLSVERKDPLAALAREYGGSKRNALLKWCQKKTEGYQNIDITNFSSSWSDGLAFCALLHTYLPAHIPYQELNSQDKKRNLLLAFQAAESVGIKPSLELSEMMHTDRPDWQSVMQYVAQIYKYFET
- the SPECC1 gene encoding cytospin-B isoform X2, whose protein sequence is MLTKPGPAAVSGVSRLKKTITTGAISELAESRLKPSTGAVSAAKRTGIPAPRELSSSVSRERAVLRGQANTRKTQPSPTSSGAPTPTKHVRPTSKSKQENETGDKAVLESQVKELLAEAKTKDSEITKLRCELKKCKEKGSLNAEGMGASNQNLETVSPVDIDPLIRTLQEKNRTFQKELASLGEENRALKEKLLYLENSPLSDTTTSSGGDSSLPTPTTQESSFGSPSKNASRGEAEEHRQHVNGGALRNSGSSSSDVTKASLSPDASDFEHIADVPSRPASTSSNHFKGSKCSTAGSSPNNISDLSVASLTERIQKMEENHHSTAEELQATLQELSDQQQMVQELTTENEKLVEEKALLETSFRQHRDRAEQLSQENEKLMTLLQERSKNEAQEEKVLELEQKCAEVLEKAQFEREKLLNIQQQLTSSLRSLEREHQDAQQVIKSLREENEKLLKLLEVEQQSNSTLTKSLEDCKIALEGLKIENGSLKTQLENEKQKAAEINVMGCTSDNSEVQEMLKVAHAEKAQLEASCTELKQELLKANSELKHIQGLLSKAENEYGQLKEVCDRQAEQLSRTSQKLQEKTSENEADIKNLKETIFELEDQVEQHRAIKLHNNQLISDLESKAMKLEEQKQDTERQLKALTKQMKEDTEEWRRFQADLQTAVVVANDIKCEAQQELRVVKRKLQEEEEKSARLQKELDEVKGSSRLAAEEVDSLESDTASRWQGVCLSRASPTPPESAATVKSLIKSFDLGCSGSSGQNIPVQKVPRSPLSGIPVRTAPAAAVSPMQRHSVYNNAKPASKGIARHADLSDLPLADLLKGRNEELKPDHYLRKSPSLESLSKPPMAFSSRMLSSTPSCLKPQSKLSVERKDPLAALAREYGGSKRNALLKWCQKKTEGYQNIDITNFSSSWSDGLAFCALLHTYLPAHIPYQELNSQDKKRNLLLAFQAAESVGIKPSLELSEMMHTDRPDWQSVMQYVAQIYKYFET